The genomic window CCACCATCTGCTGGACGATGGCGATCTTTCGCTCCAGCTCAGCCTTTCGCGGCCCGGTGGCTTGATGAAGCTGATCCCGAAGCGATTTGAGAATAAGGCCGCCATGCTCGGACAGCAGATCGATGGTGTTGGTGGTTAGTAACTGGTTGTAGCCGAGGGCAGTTGAAATGGCGCGCCCGCCTGGCTTTTCGAGACCCGCCTGCACGTCGTATTTCCCGTTGCCACCGGCTTCGAAGCTGTAGACACGCGCTGCCTGATCTTTGGTTAGCCCGAAGCTCGAGGCAATCCTCGCGTAGGTACGTTTGTACTCGATCTCGCTCGCAGGTTTGCGCGGCGTGAATTGAAAGTGCTCCAGCGCGTTCTGCAGGAAGTCCGCAACGACTGGGATCGGCCTGCGCACCGAGGGCGGTGTCGGCGGCGCGGAGGGATCGATGGGCTTCGGCGGGCCACTGTAGACCGGGGGCTGGGTCAGCACATAGTCGTCAAGGGCAATGGTCTCGCCGTTGCGGCGTTTGGCGTTTCTCGCCTTGCGCTTCTCGCTGATGGCGGACCAGTAAGCCCCCGCCTGTTCATCGAACGCCTGACGAATGACGGTATATTCGGCAAGCTTGCGGCGATACTCCGCCATCTGCTGTGGTGTAACGGGAGTGGACGAGGCCACCGCCTTGGGTGCGCTTGCGGCTGTTTGCCCTTGTGCATCGCCAGACATCGCCGCAGCTGCTGCGGCGATGCTGATGCAGACAAGCGATGTCAGCGGGCGGTCTTGCCTCACATGAACACCGCCACATTCTGCCGGGAGACCAGCACGGGCTGTCGTGCGGCATTGAAGACGACGGTGCCTTGACTGGAGTAGCCGTGCAGGACGCTTTCGGCCTGGGTTCTGATCAGCCACCAGCCATTCGTCGTCTCGAGCTTGTCCGTCAAAAGGTCGATAGACCAGGTCATGGTGCTGATCGGGCCGAAGTCTTTGAACAGCAACAACGCTGCCGGCGGTGGCGCGTCGGTCAAAGCAACGAGTGCCGCGGTGGAATTTGGTTCCGCATCATCCTGATGGCGCATCCACAGGGCGATCGTGGGATCGTCCGCACCGCTGAACGGAAAACTTCCGGCGGCCAGCCGGCCATCGAAATGCTGCGCGAAATTAAGTCCTGGAAGCTTGCGAAAGAAGTTCGGGCAAGCGTCCGGATCAGGCACGTCTGGCGCTGCGAGCTTGCCATACTCAACCGCGGACTGCCGCTCTGCACCAAAGCAGAAGGTTGCACGGGTGGCGAGACCGGCATCCCCCATCAGCTCCGCGCCAACGAAGGTCGTTGATTTTCCTTTGCGAAGAATCGCCGGCCGGATGGTCAGGCTGCCGGTTGCGGGCCCCACGAAGGAAAACTGTGCAGAACGCAGTGGTGGCAGGTCGCCGAACTGGCGCGATACGCTCTCCAGGCAAAATGCAGCCGCGAGACCACCATAGATCGTCCGGCCCTGTAGCCAGTCGTCTGTTGCTGTGACCGTGCAGATGTCGCCATTCGTCGCGATGCTTCCCATCAATGTCGTAAAATCAATCATCTAGTGTCCCGATTCCGAAGTTCGCATTGTTCCAGCTGCACCTTCGTTTGCGAACTTCGGAATCGAAGGACACTAGTAAACCTATGATTCTAGTGTGGCTTTGGTTCAGAAGTCCGCATTCCAGACTCGCCGCACAAATGATGCGGACTTCTGAACCGCCACGCTAGTCCCACTCACGCGAGAAAAATCGCGAATATAGCGGCGTGGAATCACAATGTCCGATCATAGCAGACATGAAGTCGCCGACTCGTCTGCTGCATGCCATCGTGCACATCGCCGCGCTTCACGTGGTTCCCCACTCGAATCGGTCAGGAAGGCTGACGGAGTTATCAACAGACGTTTGGAGTCTGCGCAGAGTTCTTGCTCGCACCTTGGAGGAGAATCAATTCAGATGTGTCGTTCGCGCGAATGCGAATGAAGGCGCGTGGCAAGGGCGTTGATTATGAATCAGTTCGTGTCGCCGAAAGGCATTGATCAGAGTAAGCTGTCCAAGCTTTTTGATGATGTTCCGAAGCCGGATCGGGCTGAATGGGCCAAGGCACTCGCGGCAATGAAGCCTTGGATGACTCCGGAAAAATTCGCCGAGACCGAGAAGATTCACTGGCGCATGTTTGAGCGTGCAAACCGCTGGTTCGAGCCGAGCACGAAGACTGAGCCCAAAAAAGGCGAGTGAAGTCAGCAAAGACAGCGGCTACACGCCGCTGTTGGTGGATGCCGTGATCGGTAGTTCGCTCTTCTTGCTAGGATCCGGCGTCTCATCCTTCCAGCGGACCGAGCCCAATGGACGCTCGAGCATGCGGCGCACGCGGATCGGTTCCGGCCCCAAGTGAAATGCGATGGCCTTGAGATGCAGTTCGCGCTCAGACCGCGTCGAGCGGTTGCGCTGGCGCAAATAGTCCAGCCACGTTGGGCAGTGATAGCGTTCCGTCCATAGCTCAGGGTCGGCCAGATCACGGGAGATCGACCAGTCGTAGGCTCCGTTGCGCTGCCGTGTCGACTGCACCCTTTGCATCAGGTCGTAGAATTCCCGAGCTTGATCCTGATTCACCCGATATTCCACCTCGATGACAATCGGGCCGCTGCGTGGCGTGATGGAGAGGTTGACCTCTGGTTCCGCCAGCGCGTCGGTTGCGTCGTGGTCAGATCCTTCGACGGCCGGCATGCGTAACCAGATCACGAGCAACGGGGACAGGAACATCGTCGCTCCAGCGATCATCAGCGCCTTATCGACTCCGACTTCGTTCGCGACGTGGCCCCACAACCAGCTTCCGATGGCAACTCCGCCAGCAATCGCGGCCTGATAGGCGGCCAGCGCCCGGCCAGCGACCCATCGCGGCGTCGATAGCTGCACGCCGATGTTGAAGAGCGTTACCGAAACCATCCAGGAAGCTCCGGCGACGACGAGCGCCGCGCCGGTCAATACCGAATGGTGGCTCAGCGCGAGCACGCCAATCGCAATGCCCATTGTCAGGGCACACAGGCGGACTGCGCGTTCACTGCTGAGATATCTGCGGACGCTCGATATGTTCAGGGCACCCAGCACGCCGCCCATGCCGAAACAGCCAAGCATCAGTCCGTACGTCTGCGCATCGCCCTTGAGAATGTCACGGGCGACGAGGGGCAGAAGTGCCAGCACCGAGCCGCCGGCGATGCCGGTGACAAGCGTCCGGTAAAGCACAATCCGGATTGGCGGTGAGTGAACGATATAGCGTACCCCGGACACGACGGCCCGGCGCAGTCGCTCCGGTGGGAGCCGCGAGGGTTCCAGCGTTCGGCGCCACAGGTAAAGCACCGTGAGCAGCGGAATATAGAGCAACACGTTGGCCACAAAGGCCGCGACCGCGCCCGCCGCCGCGACGATCAGGCCACCCAGAGCCGGACCGAAACTACGGGCGATGTTGTAGCTGATGCCGTTCAGCGCGACTGCCGAGGGCAGGGTGTCCGGCGGAACCTGTTCGCTGACCGATGCTTGCCAGGCCGGACCGAACAGAGCCATGCCACTGCCGATCATGAAACAGAACATCAGCAGGCTGTTGGGGGTAATCGCGCCGATATGTGCCAGCACGGACAGTGCGATTGCCCCGGTCAGGCCAATCGACAGCGCCACGAGACCGACGACGCGTCGGTCGTACATGTCTGCCATGGCGCCGGCCGCCAGCGACAGCAGCATGATCGGCAGCATCAACGCGGTTTGCACCAGGGCAACCATGTCGGCGGACGACGTCATCTGGGTCATCGCCCAAGCCGCGCCGACGCCATTGATCATCAACCCAAGGTTGGACAGCAGACTTGCCAGCCATATCCGCCGGAAGACCGCGTGCCGCAGCGGCGCTGCAATGCCATCGGCTGTGCGGAATGAACGTTTGACAGGTTTGTCGGTCGTCGAGCTCACGACGGAGGCCCTTAAATCGTTTCAGGTGGAAACGGGATGGAAGGTGGGGCGAAAAGAAGATTTTACATCAATATTCGTTTGAAAAGTGTTCAGTCTACCAGCGCCAGTGCCCGTCGTCTGACCAGCGGGAGCGGTACCCGACAAAGCGCATCCAGACCGTAACAATCTGGTCGAACCCGGTTGCGTAGTTGCACGCCTTGTCACGCGTCCATTTTGGATCCGCCCTGATGTCGCGCATCGTCTTCTCGTTGGCGAACCACAAGAGCTGGAGGGGCTTTGAAGGATCGCTGATCTCTCCGCGGTTCGCGATCAGTTCGCGATCCAGTTTGTTGAAAATCACACAAGGTGTACTGGCGTAGGTCCGCCGCTGTTCGTCGGCCACGACCCGTGCGTTATCTGGCGGCTGTTCGATGGTGTACAATAGGAGAATTGCTGAGACCGCGATCAGGACGGCGCAGATAATGAAGAGCCGATCCCAGTTCGGCCGTCTCGCTTTCTGTGTCCGGATCGCGGGCGACATGGTTTCGACAATAACACGTCTGGAAATTTTCCCGGCAAGTGCGCTTTCAGAGGGCATCTATGTTGCCACAGCGGGCGGCGACGTTTGTTCGCCCACCACCCGCTTGGCCACCTAGTGTCCCGGTTCTAACGTTCGTATCGCCTTGCAGCACTTTCGTTTGCGAACGTTAGAACCAAAAGGGACACTAGCAACTTGATGAAACTAGTGCGCTTTTGGATTTGACGTTCGTAATGAGGATGCGCCGCAATGCTGATACGAACGTCAAATCCAGCGCACTAGACTACTGAGGCGTGATCTTCGCAAACTGCGCGACCTTGCCCCACTTTTCCATCTCGGCAACGACGAAGGCCTGCATTTCCTCCGGTGTACCGCCGATCGGCTCGCCGCCGAGCTTGCGGATGCGCTCAATGCCGTCGGGAGACTTGATGTATTTGATCGCACTGGCATTCAACTGCATCACGATGTTTTTGGATACCTTGGCCGGCGCGGCAATCGTGAACCAGGCTGCGGCGTCGTATCCGGCGACGCCGGACTCGGCGATGGTCGGAATGTTCGGCAGCAGCGGCCACCGCGTGGCGGTGCTCACCGCGAGCGGGCGGACGTTGCCGTTCTCTGCAAACGGAAGCACAGCCGGCAGGTTGTCGATCATGACATGCACGCGGCCTGCGACCAGATCGGTCAGCGCCGGGGCGCTTCCCTTGTAGGGAACATGGACGATGTCGACGCCGGTCATCGACTTGAAGAGCTCTGTTGCGAGATGCGCAGTGCTGCCGAGTCCCGGCGTGCCGTATAGCAATTGGCCAGGCTTTGCTTTCGCCAGCGCAATGAATTCGGCAACCGTTTTGGCCGGCACATCCGGGCTGACCGACATCAGGTTCGGCACACGCGCGATGATGGTGACCGGCTGGATATCCTTGAGCTGGTCATACGGCATGTTCTTCTGAACATACTTGTTGATTGAATGGGTGCCGGGCGTGCCGACCAGGAAGGTGTGTCCGTCCGGATCCGCCTTCGCGACGAAGTCCGCCGCGATATTGCCGCCGGCGCCGGGCTTGTTCTCGACGATGAACTGCTGACCGTATTCTTCCGAGAGCTTCTGCGCGACAAGGCGCCCGAGGATGTCGGTGGTCCCGCCCGCTGCAAACGGAACGACGAACTTCACGGGGCGTGATGGCCAGGTATCTGCTTTCGCACCGCGCATCAAAAATGGCGTCGCGCCGATGGCGGCTGCACCGCCGATGAGAACGGAGCGCCGTGTGGGTCGGGAAGAGGTCTTGATGCGCATTGTCGTCAAATCCTTTGATAAAGTTCGCTTAGGAAAGTGCTCGCCGTCTTGAACGCAACGTGTCGCCCCCGACGGTTGGGGCGACACGCCATACTGGTGTCTGATCAATGACCCATGCGGGCTGATGCCGGATGTCCTGGCACCTTGAATCGCTTACCGGTATCGGTGACCTTGGTGCCGTTCACCTTCAGAATCGAGAAATCACTGTCGAGATAATTGCCGACCAACAGGTATTTCCCGTCGGGCGTGAACATCAACGCTTCCGGCAAGCCGCCGACTTCGATGTCCTGGGTCTTGGTGACTTTGTTGCCATCGATCTTCAGGATCGAGACGCTGCCGTTCTTTTTGTGGAAGAACAGGTTCTTCATGTTGGAGCCACGAAGAATGGCGGCTGCGGCAAGATTGCCTTTCGGGCTGACGGCAATACCTTCCGGTCCGTCACCCACCACAACGCGATCGATGAAGCGGGGCGGATTGAGAGTGAGATCGGCCACGCTGACGGTGTCGACGCTGCCATCGGACGATCCCGCGTTGCCGTTATCCGCGGTGAGCGCAAGCTTGCCATTTGGCGTTACGACCACGTTGTAAGGCCAGAGCCCGGCCATCAGGTCGACCTTATTGTAGGTCACCTTGTCGCCGGCAATATCGAGGACTGACAGCTTGTGCGTCGTGAACTTGGTGGCGAGCGCGCGCTTGCCATCTGGAGTGAAGACCACTTGCGAGACGCTGTCGCCCATCGGCACCGTGTCGGTGACCTTCACATCAGTGCCGTTTACCGAGAGCACCGTAATGGAGTTGTCGCCACGGTTGGCAACCAGCGCCATCTTGCCGTTGGGGCTGAAGCTCAGGCCTGAAGGCTGCTTGCCGGCGGTTACGGTGCCGGCGAGCTTCGGCGGATTGGCCTTCATGTCGATGACATAGACCTTGTTATCAAGTGTCTGCTTCAGTGCGTCGCCGTCCTTGGTGACGTCGACCGAGTCCGCGACCAGCGCCACCGATCCTGTGGGATCGATATCGACGTTAACAGGGGGGCCGACCACAGAGTTCTTGAGCGGAAGTGTCGCGACGATCTTCGGGCTTTCCGGATTGGCAAGATCGACGATCAGCACCGAATCCTTGCCCGCAGGAGACAGCACCACTTTCCCGTCGCCATCCCACATGACTTTTTCGTCGTTGCCAACAATCATGAAGGGCGCAGCGCTTGCGGTGTGGAGCGCGGAGGCGCCAAGCAAAAGCGCGGCTCCGATGGATAGGGACGTAACGCGGTTAACAGACTTGAACATGATGAACATAGCCTCCCGGGTATTACCGGCTTGTGCCGGATTCATATTTGGCCGGGAGCGTATTCGGTAAGTTGCGATCAGGCCAGAGCACAGCAGCCAAGGGCGCGGCAATTTCGCCTAAAAAAACGCGCTGGACGACGTGCTCCGGCTCTGGATAATCGCATTGCAGCAATATGAGCGCGCCTTCGAACAAAGCCTTATACCAATGTCTAAGGCTCGGGTGTTTCGCGGGCTCTGAGGGGAGTGATTGGCCGCGCAGGCTGATCAACTGAAATGAGTCATCGCGCGGAGTCGACGCTTTGGGCTGTGGCCGTCCTCTCAGGCACGCTTTTGTTCGCGCCATGGGGGTACGCCCAGCAAGCCGTGGACGCCTCTTCCGCCGTGGGTGTCGAGAAGGCTGTTGGCACGACTGGAGACAATCAGTCCAAGCCGGACAGTGCGCCAGCGGTCGCCCCCATGGACAACGCCACGATCGCGGCGGAGCACGTCGTCGCGCTCATAGCACGTGCGCGCGGCAACCACGCCAAGGGCGATTTCGACAGGGCGCGGGAGGACAGCAGCGAAGCAATCCGCCTCGACCCACAGAATGCCGAGGCTTTTGAAGTTCGCGGTGACGCCTGGGTCGGCGCCAAGCGCTATGAAAGTGCCATCGACGACTACGATGCCGCGATCCGGTTGAAACCTGATGTTGCGCGCTTGTTCGCGCGCCGCGCAGTCGCGTTCGGATTAATGCGGCAATTTCGCCTTGCTGTGCGCGACTACACGGAAGCCGTGCGTCTTGAACACTCCACAGTGATGCTGACGGACCGCGCCGGCGCTTACAAGAAAGTCCGTCGCTACGATCTTGCGATTGACGATCAAAGCGAAGCGATCAGGCTCGATCCAAATTCTGCAGAGTTGTACGACAATCGTGGCCAGACCTACGCACACAATAACGCTTATGATCGTGCAATTGCGGATTACAACGAAGCTATTCGTTTGAAGCCGGCCGCGAGCTTCTATCTGAATCGAGGCATCTCTTATCAGCTCAAGGGCGATCTTGACCTTGCGATCGCCGATTACGACAAGGCGATCGCGCTCGATGACAAGCTGGCGTTGGCCCACAACAATCGCGGCGTCGCGCTGCACGAAAAAGGGGACCGTCGCCGTGCGCTATCGGATTTCACAGCAGCCATCCGTCTTGACCCCAACCTGGAAGTCGCCGCTGCGCATCGCAAGGCACTGGCACTCGAAATTGAGCGTATTGGTGCGCAAATGCCGTTGAAGCAGCCGGCAAAGACAGCTTGCGCGGCCGGCGCGAAGAACTGCGCGAAATAGCTTTGGCAATGGAACGCTGAGGCTGGATCTGCACGACGAATTATCGTCATCCGCACACTTGTTTCGGTGAGCTCGGTCTTTTAGCCTGTCAAAAAATGGTGCGCATGGGCTGGAGCTAGTGGAGTGGATTTGACATTCGCTGCCCATCCCGCTGCGAGTTCGTTAAGCGAATGTCAAATCCAAAACTCCACTAGAAACTTATACTTTGCTAGTGGTCCTTTGATTCTAACATTCGCAGGAGGTGCCTGCCGAAACTGGATGCGAATGTTAGAATCGGACCACTAGTCGACCCGCAGCACCAGAATGATTCGGGAGATCGCTTGATGAATGCCATATCCGACAGTCGTTATGCCGAAGTCCATGCACGCGCAATGCGCGATCCGGAAGGCTTCTGGGGCGAGGCGGCGCGCGACATCGACTGGATCGAATTTCCCAAAACCATTTTCGATCCGAAGCAAGGGGTTTATGGCCGCTGGTTCGCCGACGGCATTTTGAACACCTGCTATAACGCGCTCGATCGTCATGTTGAAGGCGGCCGCGCCGATCAGCTTGCGTTGATCCATCATTCGCCGCTGGCGAACAAGGTCACGGCGTTTACCTACAAAGACATGCTGAAGGAAGTGCAGACGCTGGCGGCGGTACTCACCGACTTCGGCGTCGGCAAGGGCGATCGCGTCATCATCTATATGCCGATGGTGCCGGAAGCAGTGATGGCCATGTTGGCCTGTGCTCGTATCGGCGCCATTCATTCGGTGGTGTTCGGTGGCTTTGCCGCGAAAGAACTGGCCGCACGCATCGACGATGCCGCGCCGAGGCTTATCCTGTCGGCAAGCTGCGGTCTCGAGCCCGGTCGTACTGTCAAATACAAGCCGCTGCTCGATGAAGCGCTTGGCCTTGCGAAGGCTAAGCCTGAAGCCTGCATTATTCTTCAGCGCCCGCAGGAGCGCTGCGAACTGACGGCCGGGCGTGATCACGATTGGGCAGAGCTGCGCAAGACGGCACTTGATGCAGGTAAGGAAGCTGCTTGCGTCCCGGTACGGGCGACCGATGCGCTCTACATTCTCTACACGTCAGGAACGACCGGCGTGCCAAAGGGCGTCGTGCGCGACAACGGCGGCCACGCGGTTGCGCTGAAATGGTCGATGTTCAATCTCTACGGCGTCAAGCCGGGTGAAGTGTGGTGGTGTGGCTCGGATATCGGCTGGGTGGTCGGCCACAGTTACATTGTCTATGCGCCGCTGTTCCATGGCGCGACATCTATCATGTATGAGGGCAAACCGGTCGGCACACCGGATGCTGGTGCGTTCTGGGATGTAATCTCTCAACACAAGGCTGTGGCCTTCTTCACCGCGCCAACCGCGTTCCGGGCGATCAAGAAGGAAGATCCGAACGGTGAATTTATCCGCAAATACGATCTTTCCCAATTCCGTACGCTGTTCCTCGCGGGTGAACGCGCCGATCCGCCGACAGTGGAGTGGGCAGAGAAGCAGTTAAAGGTCCCCGTCATCGATCACTGGTGGCAAACAGAGACAGGCTGGTGCATTGCCGGCAATCCGGTCGGCCTTGGGATGCTGCCGGTGAAACATGGATCGCCCACAGTGCCGATGCCGGGTTATCAGGTCGATGTGGTTGATGAAGCGGCGCGTCCTGTGGCGCCGAACACCATGGGCTCCATTGTCATCAAGCTGCCGATGCCGCCCGCCTGTCTGCCAACGCTGTGGCAGCAGGATGAGCGCTTTCGTGAAGCCTACCTCTCGGAGTTTCCCGGCTACTACAAAACCTCCGATGCCGGATACAAGGACGATGATGGCTATATTTTTGTGATGGGCCGCACTGATGACATCATCAATGTCGCGGGCCATCGTCTCTCCACCGGCGGCATGGAGGAAGTCCTCGCTTCGCATGCGGATGTCGCCGAATGCGCGGTGCTAGGCATCAAGGATGCGGTCAAGGGCGAGGTGCCGTGTGGCTTCCTGGTTTTGAAAGCGGGCGTGACACGGCCAGTCGCGGATGTTGAGAAGGAAATCGTCGCGCTGGTGCGCGAGCGGATCGGTCCCGTGGCCGCGTTCAAGCTTGCAATCACCGTAACGCGTTTGCCGAAAACGCGGTCGGGCAAAATCCTGCGCGGTACCATCAAGAAGATCGCTGACGGCGATCCATGGACCATGCCCGCTACCATTGAGGACCCGATGGTGTTGGAGGAAATCAAGACCGCGTTGCGGGGGCGCGTCTAGTGCCCGGAATCCAAAGTTCGCCTCGTCGTGTAGCGCGCTCCGCAGCGAACTTTTGGATTTGAGAGGACCCTGGTGTCGCATGCGTTTATGCAACATGGGTCAACTGGAGGAGGATGCGATGAATGAAGACGTGTTCAACACCAGTCTGCGAAAATTTCTCAAGACTGTGGGCGTGACCAGCCAACGCGAAATCGAGAAAGCAGTGCGAGAGGCACTGGCCAGTGGACTCCTGAAAGGCAACGAAACGCTGCCTGCCAAGATGGTGCTCACGGTTGGAGAAGTTTCGTTGTCGTTCACCGTCAATGGCGATATTGCACTCGAATAGGGCTCAGTTCGAGATCCGCCGTGACATTGCCGTGATGGTCCGATAAATCGCTCGCGGATCCACGCCGACTATGGTTTCAGCGACAGGACTGCTTATGCGTAAAGAAAAGCCGCGATTTGCCTTTGTGCTTGCCACCACCGGGTTGTTGTTAGCGGGGTGCGCACAATTCGAGCGGCAGGCCGCGCCAGTCGCCACGGTGGATGACGACGCATATTGCCGCGCCAATGGCGGTGAGCCGGGCTCGTCAGCTTACGTCTCCTGTCGCAAGGACCGGGATGTTGCGGCCAGCCGTGCCGCATCCGGCGGATCGGGCATCGAGCGCGCGCATCGCAATCTCGCCGAGGATATGCTGAACAACAGGCGGTGAGCGCTCCCTCGCCAACGAAGCTGACTATGGTTTCGGATCAGCATTGCAGCACTGCCATCGCGTGACATTAGACGCGCATTCCGCTCAGAACCTGCTATAGGTCCCCGCAAATCGAACTTGGCCGGGGGAACCCCAGATCATGAACTTCAAGGCCGCTGCCCGCATCGGCGCCGTTATCGCTTTGTCACTCTGGGCCGCCGCCGTTACGGGGGCCCCGGCGCCAACACCAGCATCTGACACGCAGGACAATGTGCTCTCTAAAGACAGCGTGTTGCGTGACGCTGATATTCCGTCGCTGGGCAACCCGCAGGGTGATATCACGATCGTCGAATACTTCGATTATCAGTGCCCCTACTGCAAAAAGATTGCGCCGGTACTCGATCAAGTGCTGCGCGAGGACAAGCAAGTACGGCTCGTGCTGAAGGACTGGCCGATCCTCGGCGATCCGTCCGGCTACGCTGCTCGTCTGGTGCATGCGGCGAAATATCAGGACAAATATGAGGCCGCGCACCGTGCGCTGATCAGTCATACAGGCAAGCTCACGGAATCCATTGTCGATGAGACGCTCGCCCAGGCAGGAATAGACGTCGCCAAAGCGAAAGCCGATCTGGCAAGCAACAAGGCTGCGATCGATGCGCTGATGAAGCGTAATACGGAGCAAGCTCAGGCATTCGGTTTCCTCGGTACGCCCGGCTTCGTGGTCGGCACGTTCCGCGTGCCGGGAGGTTTGACAGTAGAGCAGTTCAAGATGGCGATTGCCGACGCGCGCGCCGCTGCAAAGAAGGGAAAAACCAAGGCGAAGTAGCGAGCACAAACAAAAACGCGGCGGAATATCCGCCGCGTTCGAAGCATCGCTAAGATTGCTGCTTGTTCAAGCAGGCTAAGCTTATTCGTTCTCGTCCTCGTCGTGCTTCTTGCCGCCGAGCGTTTTCAGCTTGGCGAACACAGCATCGACTTCGGCATCATCGCGCCGCTTGTCGGACGCTGCGGTGCTTTCAAGTTCGTCCTTGCGCGTGGTCTCGGAAGCCGGCAGCAGCGTCGCTCCGCCGTATTCCTGATTGACCGGCTTTTCCTTCGCGGCGCGCTGCACCTCGAAATCGAGTTCGATCTGCGAGCACAGGCCAAGCGTCACCGGATCCATCGGCGTCAGCGTCGAGGCATTCCAGTGGGTGCGGTCGCGGATGCTGGCGATCGTCGTCTTGGTGGTGCCGACGAGGCGCATGATCTGCGCGTCCTTGAGTTCCGGATGGCTACGGAGCAGCCACAGGATGGCGCTGGGACGCTCGTGACGGCGCGACACCGGCGTGTAGCGGGGCCCCTTCTTTTTGCCGACGGGAGGGAGCACGACCTTGGATTCGCCGAGTTTCAGGCGATAGTCCGGGTTGGCCTCGCCGCGCTCGATTTCCTCGCGGGTGAGCTGTCCGGTCGAGATCGGGTCCATGCCCTTGATGCCCTGCGCGGCGTC from Nitrobacteraceae bacterium AZCC 1564 includes these protein-coding regions:
- a CDS encoding acyl-CoA thioesterase (product_source=COG1946; cath_funfam=3.30.70.330; cog=COG1946; pfam=PF13622; superfamily=54637) — encoded protein: MIDFTTLMGSIATNGDICTVTATDDWLQGRTIYGGLAAAFCLESVSRQFGDLPPLRSAQFSFVGPATGSLTIRPAILRKGKSTTFVGAELMGDAGLATRATFCFGAERQSAVEYGKLAAPDVPDPDACPNFFRKLPGLNFAQHFDGRLAAGSFPFSGADDPTIALWMRHQDDAEPNSTAALVALTDAPPPAALLLFKDFGPISTMTWSIDLLTDKLETTNGWWLIRTQAESVLHGYSSQGTVVFNAARQPVLVSRQNVAVFM
- a CDS encoding tripartite-type tricarboxylate transporter receptor subunit TctC (product_source=COG3181; cath_funfam=3.40.190.10; cog=COG3181; pfam=PF03401; superfamily=53850; transmembrane_helix_parts=Inside_1_12,TMhelix_13_32,Outside_33_334), which produces MRIKTSSRPTRRSVLIGGAAAIGATPFLMRGAKADTWPSRPVKFVVPFAAGGTTDILGRLVAQKLSEEYGQQFIVENKPGAGGNIAADFVAKADPDGHTFLVGTPGTHSINKYVQKNMPYDQLKDIQPVTIIARVPNLMSVSPDVPAKTVAEFIALAKAKPGQLLYGTPGLGSTAHLATELFKSMTGVDIVHVPYKGSAPALTDLVAGRVHVMIDNLPAVLPFAENGNVRPLAVSTATRWPLLPNIPTIAESGVAGYDAAAWFTIAAPAKVSKNIVMQLNASAIKYIKSPDGIERIRKLGGEPIGGTPEEMQAFVVAEMEKWGKVAQFAKITPQ
- a CDS encoding hypothetical protein (product_source=Hypo-rule applied; superfamily=47240); the protein is MNQFVSPKGIDQSKLSKLFDDVPKPDRAEWAKALAAMKPWMTPEKFAETEKIHWRMFERANRWFEPSTKTEPKKGE
- a CDS encoding MFS family permease (product_source=COG0477; cath_funfam=1.20.1250.20; cog=COG0477; pfam=PF05977; superfamily=103473,54909; transmembrane_helix_parts=Inside_1_30,TMhelix_31_53,Outside_54_62,TMhelix_63_85,Inside_86_91,TMhelix_92_114,Outside_115_176,TMhelix_177_199,Inside_200_237,TMhelix_238_260,Outside_261_269,TMhelix_270_292,Inside_293_304,TMhelix_305_322,Outside_323_325,TMhelix_326_348,Inside_349_354,TMhelix_355_377,Outside_378_391,TMhelix_392_409,Inside_410_566), which gives rise to MSSTTDKPVKRSFRTADGIAAPLRHAVFRRIWLASLLSNLGLMINGVGAAWAMTQMTSSADMVALVQTALMLPIMLLSLAAGAMADMYDRRVVGLVALSIGLTGAIALSVLAHIGAITPNSLLMFCFMIGSGMALFGPAWQASVSEQVPPDTLPSAVALNGISYNIARSFGPALGGLIVAAAGAVAAFVANVLLYIPLLTVLYLWRRTLEPSRLPPERLRRAVVSGVRYIVHSPPIRIVLYRTLVTGIAGGSVLALLPLVARDILKGDAQTYGLMLGCFGMGGVLGALNISSVRRYLSSERAVRLCALTMGIAIGVLALSHHSVLTGAALVVAGASWMVSVTLFNIGVQLSTPRWVAGRALAAYQAAIAGGVAIGSWLWGHVANEVGVDKALMIAGATMFLSPLLVIWLRMPAVEGSDHDATDALAEPEVNLSITPRSGPIVIEVEYRVNQDQAREFYDLMQRVQSTRQRNGAYDWSISRDLADPELWTERYHCPTWLDYLRQRNRSTRSERELHLKAIAFHLGPEPIRVRRMLERPLGSVRWKDETPDPSKKSELPITASTNSGV
- a CDS encoding hypothetical protein (product_source=Hypo-rule applied; superfamily=103473; transmembrane_helix_parts=Inside_1_36,TMhelix_37_56,Outside_57_160), with the translated sequence MPSESALAGKISRRVIVETMSPAIRTQKARRPNWDRLFIICAVLIAVSAILLLYTIEQPPDNARVVADEQRRTYASTPCVIFNKLDRELIANRGEISDPSKPLQLLWFANEKTMRDIRADPKWTRDKACNYATGFDQIVTVWMRFVGYRSRWSDDGHWRW
- a CDS encoding hypothetical protein (product_source=Hypo-rule applied; cleavage_site_network=SignalP-noTM), coding for MRQDRPLTSLVCISIAAAAAAMSGDAQGQTAASAPKAVASSTPVTPQQMAEYRRKLAEYTVIRQAFDEQAGAYWSAISEKRKARNAKRRNGETIALDDYVLTQPPVYSGPPKPIDPSAPPTPPSVRRPIPVVADFLQNALEHFQFTPRKPASEIEYKRTYARIASSFGLTKDQAARVYSFEAGGNGKYDVQAGLEKPGGRAISTALGYNQLLTTNTIDLLSEHGGLILKSLRDQLHQATGPRKAELERKIAIVQQMVAFCKTVPNEWSAHEKLGVTPRGIAVHALNLDIDVGPILQTLKLMDSVNFARRKGYTTPLTAAELEMMNLTGDGNGFDMVSMPEAMRSQVPTSNFFQRTGYERNPVAIRNNVVSKLLAATNAKMDRDMNLPGAKDLAAAF